Proteins encoded within one genomic window of Glycine soja cultivar W05 chromosome 1, ASM419377v2, whole genome shotgun sequence:
- the LOC114389475 gene encoding S-protein homolog 24-like, protein MLKSLVTIIVFLLIVRAQDDLGDDSIFDGRKTVCVLNGMNDDILVYLHCQSRYNDLGQHVLAVGEYQEWSFRDNIRDTTLFWCTMDAGKVHASFQVYRAEIEEKLCDSQCNRTLTNDGGYFYDQFHGYWEKRLSWYIP, encoded by the coding sequence ATGTTGAAGTCCCTGGTCACAATTATTGTATTCTTGTTGATTGTCCGTGCTCAAGATGATTTGGGTGATGATTCAATTTTTGACGGGAGGAAAACTGTGTGTGTTTTAAATGGGATGAATGATGACATTCTTGTGTATCTCCATTGTCAGTCGAGGTACAATGATCTTGGCCAACATGTTCTTGCCGTTGGAGAGTACCAAGAATGGTCCTTTAGAGATAATATTCGTGACACAACTCTCTTTTGGTGCACGATGGATGCAGGCAAGGTGCATGCGAGTTTTCAAGTTTATCGTGCCGAAATTGAGGAGAAGTTATGTGATTCCCAATGCAATCGAACTCTAACAAACGATGGAGGCTATTTTTATGATCAGTTCCATGGCTATTGGGAGAAGAGATTATCATGGTATATTCCATAA